The following coding sequences lie in one Rutidosis leptorrhynchoides isolate AG116_Rl617_1_P2 chromosome 6, CSIRO_AGI_Rlap_v1, whole genome shotgun sequence genomic window:
- the LOC139854540 gene encoding uncharacterized protein: MERVLEALRAGKLDHLKPPKKDKGKAMEESSKAKKFAWQETDKAKSADVTINLTQTKLIKRMHVNTGSGVDIMYEYCYRFLPAEVKAQLRQPDIMLSGFSGEGSWPLGRIELEIKLYDDKDPQLVRSELIDFYVFPTMGGIATIVSHQVTELCGLVVPISTPSVGEQLKSSAVIANRLYSDKRIKIGADLSAETKAKLHGILSANTNVFAWKESDMTGVPRDIAEHRLNVNPSLIPVRQKKWHMALDRSDWLCAEVDNLVRANILREVRYQTWVANPVLVKKADGSWRMCVNFKDINKACPKDNYPLPEIDWKVESLSGFRYKCFLDAYKGYHQILMAVGDEDKTPFHTL; encoded by the exons ATGGAGCGAGTGCTGGAAGCGCTACGCGCAGGAAAATTAGATCACCTCAAGCCGCCAAAGAAAGATAAGGGAAAGGCTATGGAAGAGAGTTCAAAAGCCAAAAAGTTCGCATGGCAAGAAACAGATAAAGCTAAAAGCGCGGATGTAACCATCAATTTGACGCAGACAAAGTTG ATTAAACGCATGCATGTTAATACCGGCAGTGGTGTCGACATTATGTATGAGTATTGCTATCGTTTTCTTCCTGCAGAAGTCAAAGCACAGTTACGCCAACCCGATATTATGCTATCAGGATTCTCTGGGGAAggctcgtggccgctaggccgtaTAGAGCTTGAAATAAAGCTTTATGATGACAAGGATCCACAGTTGGTTAGAAGCGAGTTAATTGACTTTTATGTG tttcctaccatGGGTGGAATTGCCACGATTGTCTCACATCAAGTAACCGAGTTATGTGGTTTAGTTGTGCCTATAAGCACTCCCAGCGTGGGAGAACAGCTTAAAAGCAGCGCAGTCATAGCTAATCGCTTGTACTCGGACAAGCGAATTAAAATTGGCGCAGACTTGTCAGCCGAAACTAAGGCTAAGTTGCACGGTATATTGTCCGCTAACACAAACGTGTTCGCATGGAAGGAATCAGACATGACGGGGGTCCCccgggatattgcggaacataggTTGAACGTTAATCCGTCACTCATACCCGTTAGACAAAAGAAGTGGCACATGGCCCTTGATCGCAGTGATTGGTTATGTGCAGAAGTTGATAACCTAGTTAGAGCAAACATTTTGCGGGAAGTGCGGtaccagacatgggttgctaaccccgtgttggtgaaaaaggctgatggTAGCTGGCGGATGTGCGTTAATTTTAAGGACATTAACAAGGCGTGTCCTAaagacaactaccctctcccggagatagactggaaggtagaatccttATCAGGTTTTCGATACAAATGTTTTCTAGATGCAtataagggttatcaccaaatccttATGGCTGTAGGAGATGAGGACAAAACACCTTTTCATACGCTGTAG